One region of Brassica napus cultivar Da-Ae chromosome A10, Da-Ae, whole genome shotgun sequence genomic DNA includes:
- the LOC106425849 gene encoding GDSL esterase/lipase At2g30310 has protein sequence MATSKTLAVILFLTTLVASSNAAKKATTRPLAPAILIFGDSSFDTGNNNYLPDANFKSNHIPYGVDLPGKAASGRFSNGKLYCDIIASKLHIKELVPPFLQPNLSDTEIVTGVNFASAGSGFDDQTMLLTKAIPVAYQPTMLKSYITRLKGIVGEKKAMEIINSAIVMISAGTNDFILNYYDFPSRRQEYPKVSDYQNFVLKGLEKFVKELYNLGCRKMSVGGLPPVGCLPIQVTSKPGRGISRRCIKSENKDAVLYNRKLQKLLPAIEASLPGSKILYANVYDPMMDMMKHPARYGFKETKIGCCGTGGLSDMCNSGSKLCSNHSEYMFFDSIHPSLATYTYLAGSSYATLSKLLDA, from the exons ATGGCTACGTCCAAAACCTTAGCGGTCATCCTATTCCTAACAACTCTAGTTGCGTCCAGCAACGCGGCTAAAAAAGCCACAACGCGACCACTCGCCCCGGCCATCCTAATCTTCGGCGACTCATCCTTTGACACGGGAAACAACAACTACCTCCCCGATGCCAACTTCAAGTCTAATCATATCCCTTACGGAGTCGACCTCCCAGGGAAAGCAGCGAGTGGTAGATTCTCAAATGGAAAGCTCTATTGCGACATCATAGCCTCCAAGCTTCACATCAAAGAGTTAGTACCTCCTTTTCTACAACCTAACCTCTCCGACACAGAAATCGTCACCGGGGTTAACTTTGCATCCGCTGGTTCTGGCTTTGACGACCAGACTATGCTCTTGACCAAGGCCATCCCCGTCGCATATCAACCTACCATGTTAAAAAGTTACATAACTCGTCTCAAAGGTATTGTAGGGGAGAAGAAAGCGATGGAGATCATCAATAGTGCGATCGTGATGATTAGTGCGGGTACTAACGATTTCATCTTGAACTATTATGATTTCCCCTCAAGGCGTCAAGAGTATCCTAAAGTATCTGATTACCAGAATTTCGTGCTTAAGGGACTAGAAAAATTCGTCAAG GAGCTTTACAATTTAGGGTGCCGAAAAATGTCGGTGGGTGGGTTGCCGCCTGTGGGCTGTTTGCCGATCCAAGTAACCTCAAAACCCGGCAGAGGCATATCCAGAAGATGCATAAAAAGTGAGAACAAAGATGCAGTCTTGTACAATAGAAAACTTCAAAAGCTATTGCCTGCTATTGAAGCTTCTCTTCCAGGAAGCAAGATCTTATACGCAAATGTCTACGATCCCATGATGGACATGATGAAGCACCCTGCTAGATACG GGTTTAAGGAAACCAAGATAGGGTGTTGCGGAACAGGGGGTTTAAGTGACATGTGCAATTCCGGTTCTAAGTTGTGTTCCAATCACTCTGAGTATATGTTCTTTGACTCTATTCACCCTTCCCTCGCCACCTACACTTACCTCGCTGGCTCTAGCTACGCTACCTTATCGAAGCTTCTTGATGCCTAA
- the LOC106425870 gene encoding exocyst complex component EXO70B2, whose amino-acid sequence MAEAGDENLYAAARDIARALGKDPSAAGDILQILSGYGATGNTSGNSRASTASRGDANLNRSLNSLERQISSYIVEDRPIWSDPVDSRSFLDAVDDLLAMAGDLRSMAGDKSVAVCISRADELIQQVMFRLQEEFAYVMDRASDTFDSDDEFSGEEDNDIGYDQIIVARPVTDYKIVIEPLQSSVIGDLNAIAVRMVSGGFGKECSRVYSSRRREFLEESLSRLHLRGLSMEEVQDSPWQDLEDEIDRWIKAVTMVFRVFFPSERLLCDRVFSDLPVSSVTDLSFMEVCRGTTTQLLNFADAIALGSRLPERLFKVMDLYEAVEDLIPKMETLFSNKYCSPLKHEAVAIQKRLGEAVRGIFMELENLIRRDPPKTAFPGGGIHPITRYVMNYLRAACKSRQSLEQILDHTGNDAGSETRPLSVQLIWVLELLESNLEGKKRTYRDLPLCFLFMMNNGKYILDKATDNELGSVLGEDWIVKHAAKLRQYHSNFLRSSWNQVVGLLRTESPYPKLIENLKLFKARFDEVCLMQSQWVVTDEQLREELRSSVAGIVSPAYSSFVGRLKASPEINGRRGEPFIPYTVEDLELRIKGLFKER is encoded by the exons ATGGCTGAAGCCGGCGACGAGAATCTTTACGCAGCCGCCAGAGACATCGCCAGAGCTCTCGGCAAGGACCCTAGCGCCGCCGGTGATATCTTACAGATTCTCTCCGGCTATGGCGCCACGGGAAACACAAGCGGCAACTCTCGAGCCTCCACAGCATCCCGCGGCGACGCTAACCTCAACCGATCACTTAACTCCTTAGAGCGACAGATCTCCAGCTACATCGTGGAGGATCGACCGATCTGGTCTGATCCCGTTGACTCGCGGAGCTTCCTTGACGCTGTTGATGACCTACTTGCGATGGCTGGAGACTTGAGATCCATGGCCGGAGATAAATCAGTCGCCGTCTGTATCTCCCGTGCCGATGAGCTGATTCAACAGGTGATGTTTAGGCTTCAGGAGGAGTTTGCATATGTAATGGACCGAGCCTCCGACACGTTTGACTCGGACGACGAGTTCTCCGGTGAAGAAGACAACGACATAGGCTACGACCAG ATTATCGTTGCTCGTCCGGTGACTGACTACAAAATCGTGATCGAGCCGCTACAATCTAGCGTCATAGGCGATCTAAACGCGATCGCTGTGCGGATGGTCTCCGGTGGATTCGGGAAAGAGTGTTCACGAGTGTACAGCAGTCGACGGAGAGAGTTTCTAGAGGAGAGTCTATCGAGGTTACATCTGAGAGGGCTAAGCATGGAAGAAGTCCAAGACTCTCCATGGCAAGACCTTGAAGACGAGATCGACCGTTGGATCAAAGCCGTTACAATGGTGTTCCGCGTTTTCTTCCCTAGCGAGCGTCTTCTCTGCGACCGCGTTTTCTCCGATCTCCCTGTCTCGTCCGTAACCGATCTATCCTTCATGGAAGTTTGTCGCGGGACGACCACACAGCTTTTGAACTTCGCAGACGCAATCGCTCTAGGGAGCCGTTTGCCTGAACGTTTGTTTAAGGTTATGGATTTATACGAAGCGGTTGAAGACCTGATTCCAAAAATGGAAACGTTATTCTCTAATAAATATTGTTCGCCGCTGAAGCACGAGGCGGTTGCGATTCAGAAACGTTTAGGTGAAGCGGTTAGAGGGATATTTATGGAGCTTGAGAATTTAATCCGTCGCGACCCTCCCAAAACCGCGTTTCCCGGCGGTGGGATTCACCCGATCACACGGTACGTAATGAATTATCTGCGTGCGGCGTGTAAATCGCGACAATCGTTGGAGCAGATCCTTGACCATACCGGGAACGATGCCGGATCGGAGACAAGACCTTTGTCTGTGCAACTTATATGGGTTTTGGAGTTGTTGGAGAGTAACTTGGAAGGCAAGAAAAGAACGTACCGTGACCTGCCTTTGTGTTTCTTGTTCATGATGAACAACGGTAAGTATATTCTTGACAAGGCCACGGATAACGAGCTTGGTTCGGTCCTAGGAGAAGACTGGATTGTCAAGCATGCAGCGAAGCTGAGGCAATACCATTCTAATTTCCTAAGGAGCTCGTGGAACCAAGTCGTGGGATTGCTTAGGACCGAGAGTCCCTATCCTAAGTTGATAGAGAATCTTAAACTGTTCAAAGCCCGGTTCGATGAAGTGTGTTTGATGCAATCTCAATGGGTTGTTACTGATGAGCAGTTGAGAGAGGAGTTGAGAAGCTCAGTTGCTGGCATTGTGTCTCCGGCGTACTCAAGCTTCGTCGGAAGATTGAAGGCGTCGCCGGAGATTAATGGGAGGCGTGGAGAGCCGTTTATTCCGTATACCGTTGAAGATTTGGAGTTGAGGATTAAGGGGTTGTTCAAAGAACGCTAA
- the LOC106425868 gene encoding shewanella-like protein phosphatase 1 isoform X2 yields the protein MHLNPKSQLSSSLRRIIAPPPPQPMTSFYLNSLLPLPPSHPQKLLEPSSSSPLSISNSSEVALKPIVINGDPPTFVSAPSRRIIAVGDLHGDLSKARDALQIAGVLSSDGKDQWVGEDTVVVQVGDILDRGEDEIAILSLLRLLDEQAKANGGAVFQVNGNHETMNVEGDFRYVDTRAFDECIDFLDYLEDYAQDWDKAFKNWIFESRQWKQDRRSSQTYWDQWNIVKRQKGVIARSVLFRPGGRLACELSRHGVVLRVNNWVFCHGGLLPHHVAYGVERINREVSTWMKSSSDEEDSPEMPFIATRGYDSVVWSRLYSRETSDLNEYQIEQASKILRDSLEAVGAKAMVVGHTPQLSGVNCEYGCGIWRVDVGMSSGVLDSRPEVLEIRGDKARVIRSNQDTLHELQVADYI from the exons ATGCATTTGAACCCCAAGTCACAACTTTCATCAAGCCTCCGGAGGATCATTGCGCCTCCTCCTCCACAACCAATGACTTCCTTTTACCTCAACTCCTTacttcctcttcctccttctCATCCCCAGAAACTCCTCGAaccttcttcctcctctcccTTGAGCATTTCCAATTCTAGCGAAGTTGCTCTGAAACCAATCGTCATCAACGGAGACCCACCCACTTTCGTCTCCGCCCCTTCTCGCCGTATCATCGCAG TTGGAGACCTTCACGGCGATCTGAGCAAAGCCAGAGATGCCCTTCAGATTGCCGGTGTCTTAAGCTCCGACGGAAAAGACCAATGGGTCGGGGAAGACACT GTAGTAGTCCAGGTAGGAGATATACTGGACCGTGGCGAGGATGAGATTGCAATACTCTCCTTACTGAGGTTACTTGACGAACAGGCCAAAGCCAACGGTGGTGCTGTTTTCCAGGTTAATGGGAACCATGAGACGATGAACGTTGAAGGGGACTTCAGATACGTAGACACGAGAGCTTTTGATGAATGCATAGACTTTCTTGACTACTTGGAAGACTATGCACAAGACTGGGACAAAGCTTTCAAGAATTGGATTTTCGAGTCAAGGCAATGGAAACAAGATAGAAGAAGTTCTCAAACCTATTGGGATCAATGGAATATAGTGAAG AGGCAAAAGGGAGTGATTGCAAGGTCGGTTCTTTTCAGACCAGGTGGTCGATTAGCATGTGAGTTGTCTCGTCATGGAGTTGTCTTGCGTGTTAATAACTGGGTGTTCTGCCACGGTGGTCTCCTTCCTCACCACG TTGCGTATGGGGTAGAGAGGATAAACAGAGAAGTGTCTACTTGGATGAAGAGCTCTAGTGATGAGGAAGACAGTCCTGAGATGCCATTCATTGCAACTCGGGGGTATGATAGTGTGGTTTGGAGCAGACTTTACTCAAGAGAGACTTCTGATCTGAATGAATATCAAATTGAACAGGCAA GTAAAATTCTCCGGGATTCTCTTGAAGCTGTTGGTGCCAAGGCGATGGTGGTGGGGCATACTCCTCAGTTATCAGGCGTAAACTG TGAATATGGTTGTGGCATATGGAGAGTTGATGTGGGAATGTCCAGTGGTGTTCTTGACTCTAGACCAGAG GTTCTGGAGATAAGAGGGGACAAGGCTAGAGTTATAAGGAGTAACCAGGACACACTTCACGAACTTCAAGTTGCagattacatataa
- the LOC106425868 gene encoding shewanella-like protein phosphatase 1 isoform X1, with translation MHLNPKSQLSSSLRRIIAPPPPQPMTSFYLNSLLPLPPSHPQKLLEPSSSSPLSISNSSEVALKPIVINGDPPTFVSAPSRRIIAVGDLHGDLSKARDALQIAGVLSSDGKDQWVGEDTVVVQVGDILDRGEDEIAILSLLRLLDEQAKANGGAVFQVNGNHETMNVEGDFRYVDTRAFDECIDFLDYLEDYAQDWDKAFKNWIFESRQWKQDRRSSQTYWDQWNIVKRQKGVIARSVLFRPGGRLACELSRHGVVLRVNNWVFCHGGLLPHHVAYGVERINREVSTWMKSSSDEEDSPEMPFIATRGYDSVVWSRLYSRETSDLNEYQIEQVGKILRDSLEAVGAKAMVVGHTPQLSGVNCEYGCGIWRVDVGMSSGVLDSRPEVLEIRGDKARVIRSNQDTLHELQVADYI, from the exons ATGCATTTGAACCCCAAGTCACAACTTTCATCAAGCCTCCGGAGGATCATTGCGCCTCCTCCTCCACAACCAATGACTTCCTTTTACCTCAACTCCTTacttcctcttcctccttctCATCCCCAGAAACTCCTCGAaccttcttcctcctctcccTTGAGCATTTCCAATTCTAGCGAAGTTGCTCTGAAACCAATCGTCATCAACGGAGACCCACCCACTTTCGTCTCCGCCCCTTCTCGCCGTATCATCGCAG TTGGAGACCTTCACGGCGATCTGAGCAAAGCCAGAGATGCCCTTCAGATTGCCGGTGTCTTAAGCTCCGACGGAAAAGACCAATGGGTCGGGGAAGACACT GTAGTAGTCCAGGTAGGAGATATACTGGACCGTGGCGAGGATGAGATTGCAATACTCTCCTTACTGAGGTTACTTGACGAACAGGCCAAAGCCAACGGTGGTGCTGTTTTCCAGGTTAATGGGAACCATGAGACGATGAACGTTGAAGGGGACTTCAGATACGTAGACACGAGAGCTTTTGATGAATGCATAGACTTTCTTGACTACTTGGAAGACTATGCACAAGACTGGGACAAAGCTTTCAAGAATTGGATTTTCGAGTCAAGGCAATGGAAACAAGATAGAAGAAGTTCTCAAACCTATTGGGATCAATGGAATATAGTGAAG AGGCAAAAGGGAGTGATTGCAAGGTCGGTTCTTTTCAGACCAGGTGGTCGATTAGCATGTGAGTTGTCTCGTCATGGAGTTGTCTTGCGTGTTAATAACTGGGTGTTCTGCCACGGTGGTCTCCTTCCTCACCACG TTGCGTATGGGGTAGAGAGGATAAACAGAGAAGTGTCTACTTGGATGAAGAGCTCTAGTGATGAGGAAGACAGTCCTGAGATGCCATTCATTGCAACTCGGGGGTATGATAGTGTGGTTTGGAGCAGACTTTACTCAAGAGAGACTTCTGATCTGAATGAATATCAAATTGAACAG GTAGGTAAAATTCTCCGGGATTCTCTTGAAGCTGTTGGTGCCAAGGCGATGGTGGTGGGGCATACTCCTCAGTTATCAGGCGTAAACTG TGAATATGGTTGTGGCATATGGAGAGTTGATGTGGGAATGTCCAGTGGTGTTCTTGACTCTAGACCAGAG GTTCTGGAGATAAGAGGGGACAAGGCTAGAGTTATAAGGAGTAACCAGGACACACTTCACGAACTTCAAGTTGCagattacatataa
- the LOC106368993 gene encoding mitoferrin-like: protein MATEATTASKFQDPDLRPVSQTPEFKPETAHDGLRFWQFMIAGSIAGSVEHMAMFPVDTIKTHMQALRPCPLKPVGIRQAFRSIIQKEGPSALYRGIWAMGLGAGPAHAVYFSFYEVSKKFLSGDSSSSNSAAAHAVSGVFATVSSDAVFTPMDMVKQRLQMGEGTYRGVWDCVKRVMREEGFGAFYASYRTTVLMNAPFTAVHFATYEAAKKALVEISPERVGDDEEGWLVHATAGAAAGGLAAAVTTPLDVVKTQLQCQGVCGCDRFTSSSISDVLKTIVKKDGYRGLLRGWLPRMLFHAPAAAICWSTYEGVKSFFQDFNGDPNTA, encoded by the exons atggCTACGGAGGCTACAACCGCGTCCAAATTCCAAGACCCGGACCTCCGACCGGTCTCCCAGACACCCGAATTCAAACCGGAAACCGCTCACGACGGCCTCCGGTTCTGGCAATTCATGATCGCCGGCTCAATCGCCGGCTCCGTGGAGCACATGGCGATGTTCCCCGTCGACACCATCAAGACCCACATGCAAGCCCTCCGCCCCTGCCCTTTAAAGCCCGTCGGGATCCGGCAGGCCTTCCGCTCGATCATCCAGAAGGAAGGACCCTCCGCGCTCTACCGCGGGATCTGGGCCATGGGCCTCGGCGCAGGCCCGGCCCACGCCGTCTACTTCTCCTTCTACGAGGTCTCCAAGAAGTTTCTATCAGGAGACTCCAGCAGCAGCAACTCCGCCGCCGCGCACGCCGTCTCCGGGGTGTTCGCGACGGTGTCGAGCGACGCGGTGTTTACTCCGATGGATATGGTGAAGCAGAGGCTGCAGATGGGGGAAGGGACTTACAGAGGGGTGTGGGATTGTGTGAAGAGGGTTATGAGAGAGGAAGGGTTTGGTGCGTTCTACGCTTCTTATAGGACGACGGTTCTGATGAACGCGCCTTTTACTGCTGTTCATTTCGCTACTTACGAGGCGGCTAAGAAGGCCTTGGTGGAGATTTCGCCGGAGAGAGTTGGCGATGATGAGGAAGGTTGGTTGGTTCACGCTACGGCTGGAGCAGCTGCTGGTGGGTTAGCGGCGGCTGTGACTACGCCGCTTGATGTTGTCAAGACGCAGCTGCAATGTCAG GGTGTGTGTGGATGCGACCGCTTCACTAGTAGCTCGATAAGCGATGTACTTAAAACGATTGTGAAAAAAGACGGATATAGAGGACTACTAAGGGGATGGCTTCCGAGAATGCTCTTTCATGCTCCTGCAGCAGCAATCTGTTGGTCCACTTATGAAGGTGTCAAGTCTTTCTTTCAGGATTTCAATGGTGATCCAAACACTGCCTGA
- the LOC106363797 gene encoding glutathione S-transferase T3-like: MDPFSINSPGFVNLLASQSSPTIDLGCSEVPKPASKQKWITKEDVVLISAWLNTSKDPIVSNEQKAGLQVCGGHEAAVKEQASGQNENDVMKAAHEIFFNDYHVKFSLEHCWRELRFDQKWRSQSLSKDGAKEKRKEPAEEVAAEEDVRPPGVKASEAAKRKKHANEAAFDQIESILAAKNNISK; this comes from the exons ATGGATCCTTTTTCAATTAACTCTCCCGGGTTTGTTAACCTACTAGCTTCCCAGAGCAGTCCAACAATAGACTTAGGGTGTTCTGAGGTTCCTAAACCGGCGTCAAAGCAAAAGTGGATAACCAAAGAAGACGTTGTGCTGATCAGTGCATGGTTGAACACCAGCAAGGATCCAATCGTGAGTAATGAGCAGAAGGCAG GTCTGCAAGTTTGTGGAGGCCATGAAGCCGCTGTGAAGGAGCAAGCGAGTGGccaaaatgagaatgatgtcaTGAAGGCTGCCCATGAAATCTTCTTTAATGACTATCATGTCAAGTTCAGTCTTGAACATTGTTGGAGGGAGCTTAGGTTTGATCAAAAATGGAGATCACAGTCATTGTCGAAAGATGGTGCaaaggagaaaaggaaggaaCCTGCGGAGGAGGTGGCTGCCGAGGAAGATGTTAGGCCTCCTGGTGTTAAGGCTAGCGAAGCAGCCAAACGCAAGAAGCACGCGAATGAAGCAGCTTTTGATCAGATAGAAAGCATATTAGCTGCCAAAAATAACATTTCCAAATAG
- the LOC106425871 gene encoding uncharacterized protein LOC106425871 — protein MLSLYSSTIKASIPPLRSPPPSLSVGSLIRFEKRDHSTVAACGGVSMSSNKDSHGSSSQVAEPFFRSVLGQMETVYLNRNPTPRSVLELVRSVDDDQLCYDHLAFRTFGIGGYGIDSLASFFLDYGYTQMDELRFPAKKLRALWFAPPHASSAVPGGSGVDGPLPRVFISELLVDQMSTQTQDVIRKYTETSPNGRKYAALSSALGSLPWGKPLSSEFEQLARESEYAAWTLANGYALNHVTISVHRLKSHLNKIKKLNQFLEERGFKLNSEGGVLKVSPDGGLLQSSTVADSLSFKFSDGVTKSIPCSYIEFAERLVLPQFQNVPESDIKECHRRDGFEVGNADKIFESTNQEQLSRRTG, from the exons atgctctctctatactcCTCTACCATCAAAGCTTCGATTCCTCCTCTCCGATCACCACCACCATCACTCTCTGTTGGATCTCTTATCCGGTTTGAGAAGCGCGATCACTCCACAGTAGCTGCTTGTGGAGGTGTCTCGATGTCATCGAACAAAGACTCTCATGGATCGTCCTCGCAG GTCGCTGAACCATTCTTCAGAAGCGTTTTAGGACAGATGGAAACGGTTTACCTAAACCGGAACCCGACGCCTAGATCAGTCTTGGAGCTTGTCAGATCCGTTGACGACGACCAGCTTTGCTATGACCATCTCGCTTTCAGGACCTTTGGG ATTGGTGGTTATGGGATTGACTCGCTTGCAAGCTTTTTCCTTGACTATGGGTATACCCAAATGGATGAGCTGAGGTTTCCTGCCAAAAAGctcagagctttgtggtttgcGCCTCCTCATGCTTCTTCTGCTGTTCCTGGTGGAAGTGGTGTTGATGGTCCTTTACCAAGAGTTTTTATCTCAGAGCTCCTTGTCGACCAGATGAGTACACAGACACAG GATGTGATCAGAAAATACACTGAAACATCGCCTAATGGGAGAAAGTATGCTGCTCTCTCTAGTGCTTTGGGTAGTTTACCCTGGGGAAAGCCTCTATCTTCTGAGTTTGAGCAATTGGCTAG GGAAAGTGAATACGCAGCATGGACGCTTGCCAATGGCTATGCACTAAACCACGTCACTATCTCTGTCCATCGGCTTAAATCTCATCTAAACAAGATTAAGAAGCTCAATCAGTTTCTTGAAGAAAGAGGTTTCAAATTGAACTCTGAAGGAGGAGTCCTTAAAG TTAGCCCTGATGGTGGTTTGCTGCAAAGCTCAACTGTGGCAGACTCTCTTTCTTTCAAGTTCTCTGATGGAGTCACCAAATCTATCCCTTGTTCATACATTGAGTTTGCTGAACGCCTTGTGCTTCCCCAGTTTCAGAATGTACCCGAAAGCGAT ATAAAAGAGTGTCATCGGCGAGATGGATTTGAGGTGGGAAATGCAGACAAGATCTTCGAGAGCACAAATCAGGAGCAGCTTTCCCGACGAACCGGCTGA
- the LOC111201383 gene encoding protein CHLOROPLAST IMPORT APPARATUS 2-like produces MDTQRLPKKEEQEEEVADHQPFSIFESINAFSQDQHYHSVDGFDRIFDMNIDSLSCSHELNWDFWKEEDDEEDVKEEEKSLSTDHEGSSSGFWDNTSTDYEEYRELGLKLNLNHQEVIDAWSDRRQQPLWTDTSMLMAPASALYRGEVPVMDEERNTRREASVLRYKEKRQSRLFSKKIRYQVRKLNADKRPRFKGRFVRRET; encoded by the exons ATGGATACACAAAGGTTACCAAAGaaagaagagcaagaagaagaagtggctgATCATCAACCTTTTTCAATCTTCGAGTCCATTAACGCTTTCTCTCAAGACCAACACTATCATTCTGTCGATGGCTTCGACCGCATTTTCGACATGAACATTGACAGCTTAAGCTGCTCTCATGAGCTCAACTGGGATTTCTGgaaagaagaagacgacgaagaagatgtgaaggaagaagagaagagtttGAGTACTGATCACGAAGGTTCAAGTTCTGGGTTTTGGGATAATACGTCGACGGATTATGAAGAGTACAGAGAGTTGGGTCTGAAGCTGAATCTGAACCATCAAGAAGTTATTGATGCTTGGTCTGATCGTCGCCAGCAACCTCTGTGGACAGATACCTCAATGCTAATGGCTCCGGCCAGTGCCCTTTAT AGGGGTGAAGTGCCGGTGATGGATGAAGAGAGAAACACGAGAAGAGAAGCGAGTGTGTTAAGGTACAAAGAGAAGAGACAGAGTAGGCTCTTCTCTAAGAAGATAAGGTATCAAGTCCGAAAACTCAACGCTGATAAACGACCTCGTTTCaag GGTCGGTTCGTGAGAAGGGAGACTTAA
- the LOC111201382 gene encoding protein DOUBLE-STRAND BREAK FORMATION-like, with product MSEATIADQSYLFLNRIHDRRFDEESLRILELSLVATNAKSFSDLRSRLRDFMRSESSVIFSELAGESVVAKLSVLEFFARAFALIGDTESCLAMKYEALTLREIKSTSCLWLRVSHSEWNNFAVQSMEHGFPSIARKASENALLGLKRDSLIEPTSEEYSETLDAAESVRRLRDSAASLTSSHSVQAQGAEYLRSKELRILSRQTRPMKNLDSTGSNLFREGINKRNERMLQHLRSTQMIRDLEPLHSRCI from the exons ATGTCGGAGGCGACGATCGCTGATCAGAGTTATCTCTTTCTCAATCGGATTCATGATCGGAG GTTCGATGAAGAGTCTCTTCGGATTCTCGAGCTGTCTCTGGTTGCAACTAACGCGAAATCGTTTTCCGATCTTAGATCCCGACTGAGAGATTTCATGAGATCTGAATCGTCTGTCATATTCAGCGAACTCGCTGGAGAATCCGTCGTTGCGAAGCTCTCAGTACTCGAATTCTTCGCTCGTGCTTTCGCTCTTATCGGTGATACGGAG AGTTGTTTAGCTATGAAGTATGAGGCATTGACTTTGCGGGAGATCAAGTCCACAAGCTGTTTGTGGTTAAGAGTTTCACATTCCGAATGGAACAACTTTGCAGTCCAGTCTATGGAACATGGATTCCCTTCTATTGCTAGAAAG GCCTCCGAAAATGCGCTGCTGGGCCTTAAGAGGGATAGTCTAATTGAACCAACATCAGAGGAGTATTCTGAAACTTTGGATGCTGCTGAGAGTGTAAGGAGACTAAGGGATTCAGCTGCGTCGTTAACATCTTCACACTCAG TTCAGGCACAAGGTGCAGAGTACTTGAGGAGCAAGGAACTCAGGATACTAAGCAGGCAAACAAGACCCATGAAAAATCTAGATTCCACAGGTAGCAATTTGTTCAGAGAAGGAATCAATAAGCGAAATGAAAGGATGTTACAACATCTACGTAGCACTCAGATGATTCGAGATTTGGAACCACTACACTCTCGCTGTATTTGA
- the LOC111201380 gene encoding gamma-interferon-responsive lysosomal thiol protein-like, translated as MMTSKLLLLVCYVSLLCFVSSSSLSSELSGKSQPSSSKVSLGLYYESLCPYCSSFIVNHLTKLFEDGLISIVDLHLSPWGNSKLRSDNVTVLCQHGAYECFLDTVEACAIDVWPELRDHFPFIYCVESLVIEHKYKKWETCYEKLNLSSKPVADCLSSGHGKELQLQYAAETSALEPPHKYVPWVVVDGQPLYEDYENFISYICKAYKGNKVPSACAKYSSIRSLKVNRFPIVCRKGVNTMWELLERTKTSLLSYFTGLL; from the exons ATGATGACAAGCAAACTTCTTCTCCTAGTCTGCTACGTTTCTCTTCTCTGCTTTGTGTCATCGTCATCATTATCATCTGAGCTTTCTGGAAAATCTCAACCATCTTCGTCGAAGGTTTCGCTGGGCCTGTACTATGAATCTCTATGTCCGTACTGTTCTTCCTTCATAGTTAACCACCTCACAAAGCTCTTCGAAGACGGTCTCATATCAATCGTAGACCTCCATCTGTCTCCCTGGGGCAACTCCAAGCTCCGCTCCGATAATGTCACCGTCCTTTGCCAG CACGGTGCGTATGAATGCTTCTTGGACACAGTAGAAGCTTGTGCGATTGATGTTTGGCCTGAATTG AGGGATCATTTCCCGTTCATCTACTGTGTTGAAAGTTTGGTGATTGAACACAAGTACAAAAAGTGGGAGACTTGTTATGAGAAGCTCAATCTGAGTTCAAAACCTGTTGCTGATTGCCTCAGCAGTGGACATGGAAAAGAG CTTCAGTTGCAATATGCTGCAGAAACGAGTGCACTTGAGCCGCCTCATAAATACGTGCCCTGGGTTGTAGTGGATGGTCAGCCACTTTATGAG GATTATGAAAACTTCATAAGCTACATCTGCAAGGCGTACAAAGGTAACAAAGTGCCTAGCGCGTGCGCCAAATATTCTTCCATTCGCAGCCTCAAAGTGAATCGCTTCCCTATTGTTTGCCGGAAAGGAGTCAATACGATGTGGGAATTGTTGGAACGTACCAAGACCTCTTTGTTGTCCTACTTCACAGGCCTGCTTTAA